The following coding sequences lie in one Leptospira hartskeerlii genomic window:
- a CDS encoding beta strand repeat-containing protein, with the protein MNLKKISFRLGFILILSLLNNCVSWPGFTYFFTSTGGEGGSGSFLFFPGQGNSTVANSTGLNVNSAKANGAYNTGKIIDITVTFKEVVVVSGGSPYLSLNNGSQGVFLSGSGTKVLTFRYIVGGSSEDVAELDFLNQNALQLGTSFIQSTTGQNLDITLPNPGAAGSLSANKDLRIDSTPPTVSSATSPNVNNTYGPGANLQISITFSESVVISGIPYIDLNIGKSANFSSLQSGTTALFDFSVSSPDNTSALDYSAVNSLHLGTGGSIVDAAGNAANLALPSPGTSGSVSNSKSISIDTTSPSITNITSSSNNGSYGIGAVISIQAVFDEPVSVSGIPVLLLETGTVDRNASYISGSGSNTLTFEYTVSSGDSSGDLDYVSTNSLTSGNISDLVGNTATLTLANPGASGSLGSNKNIQIDTSSATVSFTQSSISVNETDGTGSVTVGLSSAVPGSITVDYVVTAGTTSGSGTDFTLASGTVTITNPSTSANISFSINDDSLNEPSENFSITLSNPSGVVLGSTTSVTVTILDNDDVPQVEFSGTTGNSTDESNTNRTVTLTLSAASGQSVQVEVVDSGGTATSGTDYTSIGSPLTVTFDPGEISKTITIAVIQDTTYEGNETVSLSLQNPLNATLGTNTSFLFSIIDDEIGIISAETMDADSNGKIDHYKLTFSEAVLDSSFPGYVLNSSGNAQSIWSISGYSNAVLAHGVEAPEPDSTNDSVIYLKFAESAGFDTGAKPDLTTSVTTGLTSMDGSKTVARIFSGSLIESDRAKPKIVLASANAGSTNLTVTFSEATYGDINSPACAGSGDLALTDLTYTNGNASGVTNLASIGSDACASDSGFNAIYLGNVAFISGDDTSDKVAGTTSIFDSANNSGNTVQRPITVTSGPSIVSVTLFDTNKNGNIDQIKITFSENMNDSSVSDTDATRWTFGGTQAVRMDSASGGTGSISSPNDDPGISNDSVITIFTDDSSVTGTQLRTVAYDFASGRLLGNVSSVEVASYADLSSVTIDKAPPVLLTAVASDNSASAFGVDSDDTLVLTFSEDTNKTSATTGTISSIFSLSSSHSWGGLSSSAWDSSGKILTLYFNGSGSSVASGDSISVLGTIADLAGPPNISINIPAVNTISGSFFTDTISPYLLSVVNVTPNSVTISFSESMLMDGSANAANLLSNITLQEATTDACTDPVKSSTTVINSSTIQVNLSTSLCNIDYVVGVSSNVTDIASPFPNSMGSPNSLTFKGNERLKVVSAKSISLYSIKITFSRSPVAGNDATGTAGCTTSTECAKRYKFSPSLGSINSATLGGSLQNEVTITHSSAQTGSAYSVMVANNVDADGFSDTSWGSILDANTLLTAIERQVQASPSDRASFIGMGTSILNFSDGTFFSDPFTDGSVFSFAFNFGGRVYLGTNDLNNAAFRFDPNGSNSVLTKFSFSSGTCSGTDSFGYGTGTTCGTNMGPNGERGVVGFSSATLTISSVNYEILLSGVLKDGVTRGYFTQSNDIILPWTEFGYSATGGANTKSIQTVYAVDNHVYLGLSSAHGTQAPILTHHTVTAPGGIVSVGTGTDMGIRSVSNLGKGGSTDNLKNTSKVVGIDSIIKYNGNLYVANNGGIRYSSDFSGFTSSVLSTPTSFSGTTLVLPPQPSGLEKVNPGKKGITKLLEYNGYLYMARNVAAGSTCTNTDTLQDCQTNLRGELWKCDPTTSGGATTCDPGDWVRIITGTETELGTANAISILQNNGSGVLYVGFDDPTNGVKIFRVNSVNVPSTSGTMTSAGWTQQGTNGLGTVSPLYIRFISSTSISDGYYNYVYVTAGTGSNAIKVFRQVD; encoded by the coding sequence ATGAACTTAAAAAAAATCTCCTTTAGATTAGGTTTCATCCTGATCCTCTCTTTATTAAATAATTGTGTGTCTTGGCCGGGATTTACTTATTTCTTTACTTCGACAGGCGGGGAAGGAGGTTCAGGTTCCTTTCTTTTTTTCCCCGGACAAGGAAATTCAACGGTAGCAAACTCAACAGGCTTAAACGTAAATTCTGCAAAAGCAAATGGAGCTTATAATACAGGAAAAATTATCGATATTACGGTAACATTTAAAGAGGTTGTGGTTGTCAGTGGGGGAAGTCCTTACCTCTCGTTAAACAATGGATCTCAAGGGGTTTTCCTAAGCGGCTCTGGGACAAAGGTCCTAACGTTCCGATACATAGTCGGAGGGAGCAGCGAAGATGTTGCAGAGTTAGATTTCCTTAACCAAAATGCACTCCAACTCGGGACATCTTTCATACAATCGACTACAGGTCAGAACTTAGACATCACTCTTCCAAATCCCGGAGCGGCAGGTTCTTTATCTGCAAATAAAGATTTAAGAATAGATTCGACACCGCCAACAGTTTCCTCAGCAACAAGTCCAAACGTAAATAACACATACGGTCCCGGAGCAAATCTCCAAATCAGCATTACTTTTTCCGAGTCGGTCGTTATTTCCGGTATCCCATATATAGATCTAAATATAGGAAAGTCGGCAAATTTCTCATCATTACAATCGGGCACAACAGCACTCTTCGACTTTTCGGTGTCTTCACCGGATAATACTTCCGCACTTGATTATTCTGCCGTAAATTCTCTGCATTTAGGTACGGGAGGATCGATTGTTGACGCAGCAGGTAATGCGGCAAACCTCGCATTACCTTCGCCAGGGACATCAGGCTCGGTAAGTAATTCCAAAAGTATTTCTATAGATACTACCTCTCCCTCAATAACAAATATAACATCAAGTAGCAATAACGGAAGTTACGGCATAGGAGCTGTGATTTCTATCCAAGCGGTTTTCGACGAACCTGTATCCGTTTCAGGTATCCCTGTTCTTTTATTGGAAACAGGAACGGTAGATAGAAACGCATCCTACATTTCCGGAAGCGGTAGTAACACTTTAACATTCGAGTATACCGTCTCTTCCGGCGATTCATCAGGGGACCTAGACTATGTAAGTACGAATAGTTTAACATCCGGAAATATTTCCGACCTAGTCGGAAATACTGCGACGCTTACGTTAGCTAATCCGGGAGCAAGCGGCTCTTTAGGGTCCAATAAAAATATTCAAATCGATACCTCGTCCGCGACAGTCAGTTTTACCCAAAGCAGCATTTCGGTAAACGAGACGGATGGGACCGGATCCGTAACGGTAGGTTTGTCCAGTGCCGTTCCCGGATCCATTACGGTTGATTATGTAGTGACTGCCGGCACTACATCAGGGTCCGGAACCGATTTTACACTCGCCTCCGGAACAGTAACGATCACAAATCCATCCACATCAGCTAATATAAGTTTTAGCATAAATGATGATTCTTTGAATGAGCCTTCCGAAAACTTCAGTATCACTCTGTCGAACCCAAGCGGAGTCGTATTAGGAAGCACAACAAGTGTGACCGTTACGATCCTTGATAACGATGATGTACCCCAGGTAGAATTTTCAGGAACTACCGGCAACTCTACTGACGAGAGCAACACCAATAGGACCGTTACTCTTACTCTATCTGCGGCTTCCGGTCAATCCGTACAAGTTGAAGTCGTAGATTCCGGCGGAACAGCCACCTCCGGAACTGATTATACATCCATTGGATCCCCGTTAACGGTTACATTTGATCCGGGAGAAATCTCTAAGACGATTACCATTGCGGTAATCCAAGATACGACTTACGAGGGAAATGAAACTGTCTCCTTAAGTCTGCAGAATCCGCTCAACGCTACGTTAGGAACTAATACCTCTTTCTTATTTTCAATTATTGACGATGAAATAGGCATTATTTCTGCGGAGACTATGGATGCGGATTCAAACGGAAAAATAGATCATTACAAACTTACATTCTCGGAAGCGGTATTAGATTCGAGTTTTCCAGGTTATGTTCTGAATTCCTCCGGAAATGCCCAATCCATTTGGAGTATATCAGGATATTCTAATGCTGTCTTAGCTCACGGGGTGGAAGCTCCGGAACCGGACAGCACGAATGATTCGGTTATCTATCTTAAATTTGCGGAATCGGCAGGATTTGACACCGGTGCAAAACCCGACTTAACAACTAGTGTTACTACTGGATTAACCTCTATGGACGGCTCTAAAACAGTGGCACGTATCTTCTCCGGATCCTTGATCGAGAGCGACAGAGCGAAACCGAAAATCGTATTAGCCTCGGCCAATGCAGGTAGCACAAACTTAACAGTGACCTTCTCCGAAGCGACGTATGGTGATATAAACTCGCCTGCATGCGCAGGCTCAGGTGATTTAGCGCTTACCGACCTAACTTATACGAACGGAAATGCGTCAGGAGTGACAAATCTTGCTTCCATTGGCTCGGATGCATGTGCATCGGATTCAGGATTCAATGCGATCTATCTAGGAAATGTGGCCTTTATTTCAGGAGACGATACATCGGATAAAGTTGCTGGAACAACCTCCATTTTCGATTCCGCAAATAACTCGGGCAACACTGTTCAAAGACCGATCACGGTAACCTCGGGTCCTTCGATAGTAAGTGTAACCTTGTTCGACACAAACAAGAACGGAAATATTGATCAGATTAAGATTACTTTTTCCGAAAACATGAATGATTCTTCCGTCTCAGATACCGACGCGACTCGTTGGACTTTCGGCGGAACGCAAGCGGTAAGAATGGACTCTGCAAGCGGCGGCACAGGCAGTATTTCTTCTCCGAATGATGATCCAGGTATTTCTAACGATTCGGTGATCACAATTTTCACTGACGATTCTTCCGTCACCGGCACACAATTAAGAACTGTCGCTTATGATTTCGCCTCAGGTCGACTTTTAGGAAACGTTTCGAGTGTTGAAGTCGCTTCGTATGCGGATTTAAGTTCCGTTACGATTGATAAAGCTCCTCCGGTTCTTTTAACTGCTGTCGCCTCCGATAATTCTGCGTCAGCTTTCGGAGTGGATTCGGATGATACTCTCGTCTTAACATTTTCTGAAGACACGAATAAGACTTCTGCGACCACCGGAACGATTTCCAGTATCTTCTCTCTATCTTCCTCACATTCTTGGGGAGGCTTGTCCTCTTCAGCCTGGGATTCGAGCGGAAAAATATTGACTTTATACTTTAACGGTTCCGGAAGTTCGGTTGCTTCAGGAGATTCTATTTCAGTATTAGGAACGATTGCAGATCTTGCAGGGCCCCCGAATATAAGCATAAATATTCCGGCAGTAAATACGATCTCCGGATCTTTCTTTACCGATACGATCAGTCCTTATCTTTTGAGTGTGGTTAACGTCACACCGAACTCAGTTACTATCTCCTTTTCGGAATCAATGTTGATGGATGGGTCGGCAAATGCAGCAAATCTTCTTTCCAATATTACCCTACAAGAGGCGACAACTGACGCTTGCACAGACCCGGTAAAAAGTTCAACCACCGTCATTAACAGCAGCACAATTCAAGTTAATCTATCCACTAGTCTTTGCAATATTGACTATGTCGTCGGTGTTTCCTCGAACGTGACGGATATTGCATCACCTTTCCCGAATTCGATGGGAAGCCCGAATTCCTTAACGTTTAAAGGGAACGAAAGATTGAAAGTTGTCAGCGCAAAGTCAATCTCCTTGTATTCCATAAAGATAACATTTAGCAGGAGCCCTGTAGCCGGAAATGACGCAACAGGAACGGCTGGATGTACTACGAGCACCGAGTGTGCAAAACGGTACAAATTTTCTCCAAGTTTAGGTTCAATTAATTCGGCAACATTAGGCGGAAGTCTGCAAAACGAGGTAACGATCACTCATAGTTCTGCTCAAACCGGGTCCGCATATTCGGTGATGGTGGCAAATAATGTGGACGCGGACGGATTCAGTGATACCAGTTGGGGAAGTATTCTCGATGCGAATACTCTCTTAACAGCAATTGAAAGGCAAGTCCAAGCTTCTCCTTCAGATCGGGCCTCGTTCATCGGAATGGGAACGAGTATATTAAATTTCTCTGATGGAACTTTTTTTTCAGATCCGTTTACCGACGGCTCGGTATTCTCCTTTGCCTTCAACTTCGGAGGACGGGTATATCTCGGCACGAACGATTTAAATAATGCAGCCTTCCGATTCGATCCGAATGGTTCAAATTCCGTCCTAACGAAATTTTCCTTCTCCTCCGGAACCTGCTCAGGCACGGACAGTTTCGGTTACGGAACCGGCACTACCTGTGGTACTAACATGGGGCCGAATGGAGAAAGAGGTGTAGTTGGATTTTCTTCCGCGACCTTAACGATCAGTTCTGTAAATTACGAGATACTTCTTTCAGGGGTATTGAAGGACGGGGTAACGAGAGGATATTTTACTCAAAGTAATGATATCATTCTCCCATGGACTGAATTCGGATACAGTGCCACAGGCGGAGCTAATACTAAGTCTATTCAGACGGTTTATGCAGTGGATAATCATGTCTATTTAGGACTTTCATCCGCCCATGGAACCCAGGCCCCTATCTTAACACACCATACCGTAACGGCACCAGGCGGAATCGTTTCAGTAGGAACCGGAACCGATATGGGAATAAGATCGGTAAGCAATTTGGGAAAAGGCGGTTCGACGGATAACCTGAAGAACACATCGAAAGTAGTCGGTATCGACTCTATTATAAAATACAATGGAAATCTTTACGTGGCAAATAATGGAGGAATCCGTTATTCATCTGATTTTTCAGGATTTACATCTTCCGTTTTGTCGACGCCTACTTCATTCTCCGGAACAACTTTAGTTTTACCTCCTCAACCATCCGGCTTAGAGAAAGTAAATCCCGGCAAAAAAGGTATCACTAAACTTTTGGAATACAATGGTTATCTTTATATGGCTCGAAATGTTGCGGCAGGCTCTACTTGTACCAATACGGATACTCTACAAGATTGCCAGACAAATCTGAGAGGAGAACTTTGGAAATGCGATCCGACCACCTCAGGCGGAGCAACGACATGTGATCCGGGAGACTGGGTGCGGATCATAACGGGAACCGAAACCGAATTGGGCACCGCGAATGCGATCAGTATTCTTCAGAACAATGGATCAGGAGTATTGTATGTAGGGTTTGATGATCCTACAAACGGTGTCAAAATATTTAGAGTAAATAGTGTAAACGTGCCTAGCACATCGGGAACAATGACAAGTGCAGGATGGACCCAACAAGGAACAAACGGTTTAGGCACTGTGTCCCCATTATATATCAGATTTATTTCCTCTACTTCCATCTCCGACGGATATTATAATTACGTCTATGTCACTGCAGGAACCGGATCGAATGCAATTAAAGTTTTCCGCCAGGTGGATTAA
- a CDS encoding glycosyltransferase family 4 protein yields the protein MLPSTYISSYPKAGPFRILVVTETFPPEINGVAKTLHRMLGDLLQRGHEIILVRPKQGHNDYATASNNYREVLVRGAKIPLYEDLRFGFPEKYLLRRLIELEKPDIVHVVTEGPLGWSAVRAARHVGIPIISDFRTNFHAYAKYYKFGFAGKLVHNYLKGLHNRTQMTLVPTAQIREQLTEQGYTNVQVVSRGIDSDLFHPARRNSKLKIEWGLKPSELGVLYVGRLAPEKNLDLLVRTFRRLQTRVSNAKLILVGDGPSKEKLQKENPDFIFRGMRKGKELAEHYATGDLFLFPSLTETFGNVIVEAMASGLPIVAYNYAAANQHLKHGKSALLCGFEKEEEFIEQSCLLAENKKLAARLGLAARKIAASCTWEDVTDSLEMTYSKLSLSKKKAPKSKKAIKLKVQMARS from the coding sequence ATGCTTCCATCGACATATATCAGTTCATATCCTAAAGCCGGTCCCTTTCGAATTTTAGTGGTGACCGAGACATTTCCTCCTGAAATAAATGGAGTCGCCAAGACGCTTCATAGAATGTTGGGCGATCTTTTACAAAGAGGTCACGAGATCATTCTTGTCCGTCCAAAACAAGGGCATAATGATTATGCAACAGCGAGCAACAACTACAGAGAAGTTCTAGTAAGAGGGGCAAAGATCCCATTATACGAAGACCTAAGATTCGGGTTTCCGGAAAAGTATCTATTACGCAGATTAATCGAATTAGAAAAACCTGATATTGTACACGTCGTCACCGAAGGCCCACTCGGCTGGTCGGCAGTCAGAGCTGCCAGACATGTTGGAATTCCAATCATCAGCGATTTTAGGACAAATTTCCACGCATACGCAAAATATTATAAGTTCGGATTCGCAGGAAAACTGGTCCATAATTACCTGAAAGGGCTTCATAACAGGACCCAGATGACTTTGGTCCCTACCGCTCAGATCAGAGAACAGCTGACCGAGCAAGGATATACTAACGTTCAAGTTGTTTCCAGAGGGATCGATTCGGATCTATTCCATCCAGCTCGTAGAAATTCCAAATTAAAAATAGAATGGGGATTAAAACCCTCCGAACTTGGAGTTCTATACGTGGGCAGATTAGCTCCGGAAAAAAATCTAGATCTATTAGTAAGAACATTCCGCAGACTCCAAACCAGAGTTTCAAATGCAAAATTGATCTTAGTGGGAGACGGGCCTTCTAAAGAAAAACTGCAAAAGGAAAATCCTGATTTTATATTCAGAGGAATGAGAAAAGGAAAGGAACTGGCAGAACATTATGCCACGGGAGATCTATTCCTATTCCCAAGCCTCACTGAAACTTTCGGAAACGTGATCGTAGAAGCAATGGCATCCGGACTTCCAATCGTAGCTTACAACTACGCTGCCGCAAACCAACATCTCAAACACGGCAAATCAGCTCTACTCTGCGGTTTCGAAAAAGAAGAAGAATTTATAGAGCAATCCTGCCTTCTAGCTGAAAATAAAAAGTTAGCAGCTCGACTGGGGCTCGCTGCCAGAAAGATCGCAGCTTCCTGTACTTGGGAAGATGTTACCGATTCTTTGGAGATGACTTACTCGAAACTTTCTCTTTCTAAGAAAAAGGCTCCGAAATCTAAGAAGGCGATTAAGTTGAAAGTGCAGATGGCGAGGAGTTAG
- a CDS encoding DUF5329 domain-containing protein produces MKKISSILLFSFLILSSTFVFGSEPEDEIKILVSSLDSCKGCVFIRNGSEHKLDEAKAHLLKKYDAAKSKISSTEDFIKGLASKSSITGTPYKIKFPDGKEVESEKWLTDKLNELRNPPAITKPKKKK; encoded by the coding sequence ATGAAAAAAATCTCATCTATTCTTCTATTCTCTTTTTTAATTTTGAGTTCCACTTTTGTTTTCGGATCAGAACCGGAAGACGAGATCAAAATACTGGTTTCTTCCTTAGATTCTTGCAAGGGTTGTGTTTTTATACGGAACGGTTCGGAACATAAACTGGATGAGGCAAAGGCTCACTTACTTAAAAAGTATGATGCAGCCAAAAGTAAGATAAGCAGCACGGAAGATTTTATCAAGGGATTAGCAAGTAAGTCCTCTATCACAGGAACTCCTTATAAGATCAAATTCCCCGACGGAAAGGAAGTAGAATCCGAAAAATGGCTGACCGACAAATTGAATGAGCTGCGCAATCCTCCTGCTATAACTAAACCAAAAAAGAAAAAATAA
- a CDS encoding class II glutamine amidotransferase, with protein MCELLGMSANVPTDICFSFTGLVQRGGKTGPHKDGWGIAFYEGKGCRVFQDPQASADSQLAELVRTFPIKSNLVISHIRKANRGKVDLKNTHPFVRELWGYYWTFAHNGQLKGVKKEPLKDFAPVGTTDSEYAFCWVLSELKKKFKTRPKNEGQLSQEIRKLLSKLGKKGVSNILISDSKYLYAYCSTKLVYITRHAPFGEAKLIDADLSIDFSKHTNPKDIVTVLATSPLTQNEIWTQFLPGEFQVWKEGKQWQRFSPDTK; from the coding sequence ATGTGTGAACTTTTGGGAATGAGTGCCAATGTTCCTACAGATATTTGCTTTAGTTTCACTGGCCTTGTCCAAAGAGGCGGAAAAACCGGGCCGCATAAAGATGGATGGGGGATCGCATTTTATGAAGGCAAAGGTTGTAGGGTCTTTCAAGATCCTCAGGCAAGTGCAGATTCACAGTTGGCGGAACTTGTCCGTACATTTCCGATCAAAAGTAATTTAGTTATTTCTCATATCCGAAAAGCAAATCGCGGTAAGGTGGACCTAAAGAATACACATCCTTTTGTTCGGGAACTCTGGGGTTATTATTGGACATTCGCTCATAACGGACAATTGAAAGGAGTGAAGAAGGAACCATTAAAAGATTTCGCGCCCGTTGGGACTACCGATAGCGAGTACGCTTTTTGCTGGGTACTTTCTGAATTAAAGAAGAAGTTTAAGACAAGACCTAAAAACGAAGGACAACTCTCGCAAGAGATCCGCAAATTATTATCGAAGCTCGGAAAAAAGGGAGTTTCGAATATTCTAATTTCGGATTCCAAATATTTATACGCATATTGTTCCACAAAACTAGTTTATATCACAAGACATGCTCCGTTTGGAGAAGCCAAACTTATAGATGCAGATCTAAGCATCGACTTTAGTAAACATACCAATCCGAAAGATATAGTTACTGTCTTAGCCACCAGTCCTTTGACCCAAAATGAAATTTGGACCCAATTTTTACCCGGAGAATTTCAAGTATGGAAAGAAGGAAAACAATGGCAAAGATTTTCTCCTGATACTAAATAG
- a CDS encoding glycosyltransferase, whose amino-acid sequence MILHIDTETGWRGGERQLFLLAEGLKKHKIPQLILCKPGSALETRANEVGLPTVTLPLKGEWDFGSVKALQELIVSKGIKLIHAHTAKAHSIAWMAKAKHPQVKLVVSRRVDFRLRKNWFSKRKYVSDRVDLYLSVSNRIREILIMDGIDPAKVVTVYSGIDLGVSKKASDTSYLRKEFNFSKDELIIGNIAALVDHKDQKTLLNALSKVETDKKYKVLIVGEGELRKELERIASEKKLLDKVIFTGFRTDISELLSLFDIFTLTSKEEGLGTSVLDAMASGLPIVATNGGGIAEMLTEGKGAFISQVGDAVSLASSYKTLLEDPKVRKSMGAFNKESVKRFSVKNTIKKTELAYYSLLGEEIYSSSKGKSGEAA is encoded by the coding sequence GTGATTCTTCATATCGACACAGAAACCGGCTGGAGAGGAGGGGAAAGGCAACTTTTTCTTCTGGCAGAAGGTTTAAAAAAACACAAAATCCCTCAGCTCATACTTTGTAAACCGGGCTCCGCTTTAGAGACCCGCGCTAATGAGGTTGGACTTCCAACAGTTACTCTTCCTTTAAAAGGTGAATGGGACTTCGGTTCCGTAAAGGCTCTCCAAGAACTCATCGTTTCCAAAGGGATCAAACTCATTCATGCTCATACTGCAAAAGCACATTCTATTGCTTGGATGGCGAAAGCAAAACATCCTCAAGTGAAACTTGTAGTTTCTAGAAGAGTGGATTTTAGACTTAGAAAGAATTGGTTCAGCAAACGTAAATACGTTTCCGACAGAGTAGATCTTTACTTAAGCGTCTCTAATCGTATCCGTGAAATTCTAATTATGGATGGAATAGATCCTGCCAAAGTTGTGACCGTGTACAGTGGGATCGATCTAGGTGTTTCCAAAAAAGCGAGCGACACTTCTTATCTAAGAAAAGAATTCAATTTTTCTAAGGATGAACTGATCATAGGGAATATTGCCGCATTAGTCGATCATAAGGACCAAAAAACATTACTCAATGCTTTGTCCAAAGTAGAGACAGACAAAAAGTATAAGGTCCTTATCGTGGGAGAAGGCGAACTCCGGAAGGAACTGGAACGTATCGCATCCGAAAAAAAACTTTTAGATAAGGTGATCTTCACGGGATTCAGAACGGATATCTCCGAACTTCTTTCCTTATTCGATATTTTCACATTAACATCCAAAGAAGAAGGACTCGGGACTTCCGTTTTAGACGCGATGGCCTCCGGTTTGCCGATCGTAGCTACGAATGGTGGAGGTATCGCAGAAATGCTTACCGAAGGCAAGGGAGCATTCATTTCTCAAGTGGGAGATGCTGTCTCTCTTGCTTCTTCTTATAAAACTCTATTAGAAGATCCTAAAGTTCGAAAATCTATGGGAGCTTTTAATAAAGAATCCGTAAAAAGATTTTCCGTTAAAAATACCATCAAGAAGACCGAACTGGCATATTATAGTTTGTTGGGTGAAGAGATCTATTCCAGCTCGAAAGGGAAATCCGGGGAAGCAGCATGA